A part of Primulina eburnea isolate SZY01 chromosome 10, ASM2296580v1, whole genome shotgun sequence genomic DNA contains:
- the LOC140842965 gene encoding uncharacterized protein, giving the protein MSSRNPLSIILDQNKLTGPNYNDWFRNLKIVLSSENILYVLDKKPPKEAASDISETELAKLEKWWDHDLQAKSYMLASMSNELQRRFEEAVNAADIHFHLKELYGVQTRLERHATVKELMTTR; this is encoded by the exons ATGTCGTCACGCAATCCACTTTCAATCATTCTCGATCAAAACAAGTTGACTGGCCCTAACTATAATGACTGGTTTcgaaatttaaaaattgttcTGAGCTCGGAAAATATTCTGTATGTGCTTGATAAGAAGCCACCGAAGGAGGCAGCTTCGGACATCAGTGAGACTGAACTAGCTAAGCTTGAGAAATGGTGGGACCATGATCTCCAAGCTAAAAGCTATATGTTGGCTTCTATGTCGAATGAACTGCAGAGGCGGTTCGAGGAGGctgtgaatgctgctgacattcacttTCATCTGAAAGAGTTGTATGGAGTGCAGACTCGCTTAGAGAGACACGCTACTGTGaaagaactcatgactacac gatga